The following are encoded together in the Brassica napus cultivar Da-Ae chromosome A9, Da-Ae, whole genome shotgun sequence genome:
- the LOC106380393 gene encoding putative transcription elongation factor SPT5 homolog 1, producing MGSETPMHPSRTPLHPYMTPMRDSGASPIHDGMRTPMRDRAWNPYTPMSPPRDNWEEGNPGSWGTSPQYQPGSPPSRAYEAPTPGSGWASTSGGSYSDAGTPRDHGSAYANAPSPYIPSTPGQPMTPSSTSYLPGTPGGQPMTPGTGLDVMSPVIGGDAEAWFMPDILVDIHKVGKDSDLGVIRDVSDGTCKVSLGSSGEGDTIVALPSELEIVPPRKNDRVKIVGGQFRGSIGKLIGIDGSDGIVKIEDNLDVKILDLAILTKFVQP from the exons ATGGGAAGCGAAACACCTATGCATCCTTCACGGACTCCACTTCATCCTTATATGACTCCAATGCGGGACTCTGGAG CTTCACCGATCCATGACGGTATGAGGACACCCATGCGTGATCGAGCTTGGAATCCTTACACGCCTATGAGCCCACCTAG GGATAACTGGGAAGAAGGAAATCCAGGATCGTGGGGAACGAGTCCTCAATATCAA CCGGGAAGTCCTCCTTCACGGGCATATGAAGCACCGACTCCTGGCTCAGGATGGGCTAGTACTTCCGGTGGTAGTTACTCAGATGCAGGGACGCCCAGAGATCATGGTTCGGCCTATG CTAATGCCCCAAGTCCATACATACCATCTACACCTGGACAACCCATGACACCAAGCTCAACTTCATACTTACCTGGAACTCCCGGAGGACAACCAATGACTCCTGGAACTGGGCTCGATGTCATGTCTCCTGTTATAG GTGGAGATGCTGAAGCATGGTTCATGCCTGATATTTTGGTTGACATACACAAGGTTGGAAAAGACAGCGATCTGGGGGTCATTCGAGATGTTTCG GATGGAACGTGTAAAGTGTCTCTGGGGTCCAGCGGTGAAGGTGACACTATAGTGGCCCTTCCGAGCGAACTGGAGATAGTTCCTCCGAGGAAGAATGATCGTGTAAAGATTGTTGGCGGCCAGTTTCGTGGGTCTATCGGTAAGCTTATTGGAATCGACGGGTCAGATGGTATCGTTAAGATTGAGGACAATCTTGACGTCAAGATTCTGGACCTGGCCATATTAACCAAGTTTGTTCAGCCGTGA